The DNA window CTATAAAACCATTGCCCGGTTAATGCTCGTCGATGACAATGCCCTACGCCCCAAAAAATCCTATACCTTGCAGACTATCAAATTCGGATTACTCGCCAATCTCCTAGGCATGATGTCCGCCATTATTGGCGCAGAAGCATTTGTCGGCTTAGTCATTGGTAAAGCCTTAACGATTCCCCAAGGGGCGGTTTTCTCGAACACATCCCAGCTCATCCAACCCAAAGACCTTTTTATTATCCTCGCCAATACCCACACGATCGCCTCACACTTCACCGGCATCGTCGTCGCCCTATGGCTCCTCAACCAACTCAACAAATAAATTTTGACTACTGGTAATTTTTAAAGATGCAGCGTACCCGACTCAACACCCTGTTTGACGACAGTCTCGTAAAATTTGGGCAATTTTTCCAAAATCCTTGGCGACGTTTTGCCCTTATTATCATTAGTCTGCTTTTCGGTAACTTTATTGGAACCGTTGTACCGACAACTGCCGGACAAACTGCCGCTTGGGATCCCGTGGTTGGAGGTATTTTGTTAGTCATTCTTGAAGTGATGAGCCGCCTTTATTACAAACGTCCGAGATGGTTGCGGCGATCGCCAGACGAAGAACTTAACCAAGGCAGGAACCTCACCTTTGAACTCATTAACGTCTTTAAAATTGGTTTAATGTACGGCCTCATTGTCGAAGCCCTAGAGATCGGTTCGTAGCGAATGTTACCGGACGCTGCCTAGGAGTATAAACCGAATCAAAAACCGTTCTAGGAGCGCGAAACCAAAATTTTACCCTGTGTTAGAATCAACCTTACATACGGGACTAGCAGCAGGTACAAAAACAGATCATGTTTGAACGCTTCACAGAAAAAGCTATTAAGGTGATTATGCTTGCCCAAGAGGAAGCTCGTCGCCTTGGTCACAACTTCGTTGGTACGGAGCAAATCCTCCTCGGTCTCATCGGTGAGGGTACTGGCGTAGCCGCAAAGGTACTCCGGTCTATGGGAGTCAATCTCAAGGATGCTCGCATTGAAGTTGAAAAAATTATTGGACGGGGATCTGGCTTTGTTGCCGTAGAAATTCCTTTTACACCTAGAGCAAAGAGAGTCTTAGAGCTATCCCTTGAGGAAGCCCGTCAACTCGGTCACAACTATATCGGCACTGAACATTTATTGCTAGGTCTCATTCGGGAAGGTGAGGGAG is part of the [Limnothrix rosea] IAM M-220 genome and encodes:
- a CDS encoding DUF565 domain-containing protein; this encodes MQRTRLNTLFDDSLVKFGQFFQNPWRRFALIIISLLFGNFIGTVVPTTAGQTAAWDPVVGGILLVILEVMSRLYYKRPRWLRRSPDEELNQGRNLTFELINVFKIGLMYGLIVEALEIGS
- a CDS encoding DUF3611 family protein, which encodes MKRSSSGALTGNSIPIAILRASATLRFAGNIGFWVQLVLGVVAALILLFASASLVGGDNTAAAQQDPTFSQGSTFGVFCAAGGIVALVVSIFFFFRYKTIARLMLVDDNALRPKKSYTLQTIKFGLLANLLGMMSAIIGAEAFVGLVIGKALTIPQGAVFSNTSQLIQPKDLFIILANTHTIASHFTGIVVALWLLNQLNK